In Microbulbifer agarilyticus, the DNA window ACGGCATGAAGGTACTGCTGGACGCCGACGAGATGCTCAACCGCTGGCGCGCCGCCCCGGGGGATCGATCCATTATTTTGCCGGTTGCGGAAGAGCTTGATGTTCTGCAACAGGCCGCAGGCCAGGCACAGTTACCAACGCTGCAGGAACTGGCCAATCTTTTGCTGGCTGTTTATCGCCAGGTGATCGACGGTCATCTGGAAGAAGAGCCGGCGCTGTGGGCATCTCTCGAGCAGGGTCACAATGAGCTGTTGGACCTGGTAGATGCGGTTGCCGCATCTACCGATCTGCCCCAGGTCAGTGACGCCGTGGGTGAAGCCCTGCGCACATTGGCGCAAGGGGATGACAGCGGCGAAGAGGAAGATATCGATCTCTCCGAATTCGGTATTGATGCCAGTGAATTCGCTTTCGATGACGCGGCTATAAATGCCGAAGAGACACAATCCGCAACGGATGTCGAGGTGCCCCCCACCGTCGATGCGGATGACCTAGGCGAGCTGGGCTTTGACGACCTGGTTGCGGAAGAGCAGGCAGCAGACGAACGAGGCAGCGAAGGTGTTGTCGTCGATGCGCCTACCGAGCTGGAGATTGTTGCCGATGATGTTATTGATGCCGCCGGTGTGGTCGAGGACGAGCGCGAGCTGACCGTCGAGTGGTTGGAGGCAGAACTGTCTGCCGATGAGCAAGGCAACTCTTCTACCGACGCGTTCCTGACCGATGAAATCCCCACGATCGAATCTGAAATCGTGGAGCCGCAAACCTCTGAGCAGGGGGTTGTTGCACCGGCTGATTTTTCGACCACCACAACTGAATCTGCTCCGGAGCCAGAATTCGCCGCGCCGGAACGCGACGTTGTCGAGCGCCTGATGGCGGAGCCGCCCGTGGCGCCAGTCGAGGTTGTAACTCCTGCACCGAGCGCCGAGGTTGCCGCTCCCCAGGCACCGTCTGGTGACGTTACCGAAGCGCAACGCGCACTGTTGGCGGATATCGACCCGGACGTAGTCGAAGTTTTCCTCGAGGAAGCTTCCGATCTGATGGACGAGCTGGAAGAGCTAATCCAGAACTGGGAACAGTCTCCAGAAGACAACGCCATGCCGGAAGCGCTCAAGCGCGTGCTGCATACCTTTAAAGGTGGCGCGCGTATGGCGGCCCTGATGGGGCTTGGTGAGGTTGCGCACCGATTCGAGACCGTGATCGAAAATATGCAGAGCGGCAGTGCCCCGTCTGCCAGTTTCTTTGCCGATGCGCATGGAATTTACGATCGACTCGCGGCTGGTGTCGAGACAGTACAAGCCTGGATGGGCGGTGATGAATTGCCGGCATTCTGTGCGCTGCTGGAGACTCAGTGGGCCGACGTACACGCCGTACCCGGCGAGGCGGTACAGGCTTCAGCGCAGGCAGGCGAAGTAGATCAAGTAGGCCCAGACAGTATCGTTCTCGATACTGCAGCGGTTGAAGTGGAAGAGGCGCAGGTTGTCGAGACGCCGGTCTCTCCGACCATCGAGACCCCGCCAGCAGTCGTGGAGTCCACGCCCCCGGCAACCGTCGCGCCCGCAGCCAGTGGCAACAATGTGTTGCCGTTTGTACGCAAATCGAAAAACGTTGGCGAGCGCGATGGCGGTCAGCCGCGTAACCAGCCCCAGGAAATGGTGCGGGTAGCTTCCGAGCTTTTGGAAGAGCTGGTAAACCTCGCCGGTGAGACGTCGATTTCTCGTGGCCGCCTGGAAGAGCAGGTCAGTGAATTTGGTCTGGCGCTCGACGAAATGGACTCGACCCTGTTGCGCCTGAACGAGCAGCTGCGTCGCCTGGATAAAGAAACCGAAGCACAGATCCAGTTCCGTCAGGAACAGGATGTGGAATTCGATCCGCTGGAAATGGACCGCTATTCGTCTTTCCAGCAACTGTCGCGCTCTCTACTTGAGTCCACCTCTGACCTTCTGGACTTACGGCAGACTCTGGGTAACAAGGCACGGGATACCGAGACTCTGTTGCTGCAGCAGTCGCGCGTAAATACCGAGCTGCAGGAAGGTCTGATGCGCAGCCGCATGGTACCTTTTTCGCGCCTGGTACCGCGTTTGCGCCGTATCGTGCGTCAGGTGAGCGCCGAGCTGGGTAAACAGGTTGATCTGGTGTTCTCCAACGTCGAAGGTGAGCTGGATCGTTCCATGCTGGAACGTATGGTGGCACCGCTCGAGCATATGCTGCGTAATGCAGTCGACCACGGTATTGAATCTCCGCAAGAGCGTCTCGACGCCGGCAAGCCAGAGCGTGGCCGTATCGCGGTTGCCGTTGCCCGTGAGGGCAGTGAGGTGGTGCTGACAATCAGTGATGATGGCTCCGGTATTAACCTGATGCGAGTGCGTGAAAAGGCCATTGAAAGCGGTCTCATGCGTCCGGACGCCGAGTTGTCCAACAATGAAATCATGCAGTTTATTCTGCAGGCCGGTTTCAGTACTGCTGATCAGGTCACGCAGATTTCTGGACGCGGCGTGGGTATGGATGTTGTATCGGCCGAGATCAAACAGATCGGTGGCTCGGTAACGATCGGCTCACAAGTGGGCCAGGGAACTGAGTTCGTGGTACGTCTGCCGTTTACCGTATCGGTTAACCGTGCGCTGATGGTGAAAGTGGGGGACGACCTGTTCGCCATGCCGCTGAATACCATTGAGGGTATTGTGCGCCTGAGCCCGTTTGAGCTGGAGCACTATTACCGTACGCCGGAAGCCCGTTTTGAGTATGCCGGCGAGCCCTACCAGGTGAATTACTTCGGCAGCCTGCTGCAGTCCTCCGCACAACCGCGTCTGGCGGTAGAAGACATGCAGATGCCAGTGTTGCTGGTGCGTTCTGACAATACCGCTATGGCTTTGCAGGTCGATGCGATTCTGGGCAGCCGTGAGATCGTGGTGAAGAGCCTCGGTCCACAGTTTGCCGGGGTGCAGGGTGTATCCGGTGCGACGGTTACCGGTGATGGCACCGTGGTGGTGATCCTCGATGCGCACGCACTGCTGCGTAAACACTCCGCGCAACTGGCGCGTCCGGAAACGCCGTTGCTTGAAGAGGCGCCAGCCGAAAGCGGGCGAGAAGAGCCGGAGAACCAGAAGCTGGTCATGGTGGTGGATGACTCGGTAACCGTACGTAAGGTAACCACTCGCTTCCTTGAGCGTGAGGGCTTCCAGGTAATTACCGCGAAAGATGGACAGGATGCGATTATCCAGCTGCAGGATGTTATTCCGGATGTGATGCTGTTGGATATTGAAATGCCGCGTATGGACGGTTTTGAGGTGGCGCGAAACATTCGTTCCAGTAGCCGTTTGCGGGATATTCCAATCATTATGATTACCTCCCGTACCGGTAAGAAGCACCGGGATCATGCCTTGTCCCTTGGGGTAAACCACTATCTGGGCAAGCCGTATCAAGAAGAGATCCTGCTGGAGGCCATTCGCGACTTTACCGAGGCGAAGGCGGACAGCTAATGGCTGTGGGCCAAGAGAATTTTGATGCCACAGTAGGTGGTGGAGCGTACATAGCATGAGTGGAAATGGCGTAGATACCCTGTCTAGCAACGAGGTACCGACCGAGGTCAGCAGTCTGTTGCTGCCGCTGGCGGATGGTCAGTTGTTGGTGCCGGTGGATACACTCTCTGAAATTATCGCCCTACAGAGCCCGGTATCGGCGTTCGATGCGCCGGACTGGTACATGGGTGAGCTGCACTGGCGTGAGTTGCGCTTGCCGCTGATTTCGTTTGAGGTGATGCGCGGTAGCCCCATGCCTGTATTGCGCAGTAACTGTCGTATCGCGGTGCTCAGTAGTGGCAACTCGGATGGTGATCTGCCGTTTTTTGCGGTAGTGCTACAGGGCACTCCGCGCTTGGTGCGGGTAACGCCTGCGGATCTGGCTGGCCGCGAAGGGGATTGTGCCATGGGCGAGCTCATGCACGTTTCGGTCACTGGCGAGGCCGCGGTGATTCCCGATCTGGGTACACTGGAAGAGGCCTGCCTCGACTATCGCAGTTCGCGATAGGGTTGCCGAAGCTTAGCTGGGGCAGTGGCTCTGGTGGGTATTGCGAATAAAACCTGCATCCAATAAAAAACGCCGCCCCTTGGGGCGGCGTTTTTTATTGGTCTGTGTAACCCGAATTGTTAGAACAGCTCTTCCGGCACAGACTCCTGCGACTGGCTGTCGCTGTTTGATGGGTTGCTGGGTCCATCCGAGTAGATCGAAGGATAGTTGCTGTAGGTTTCGCGGCTGGGCACCCGGTTGGCGCGGAAAATTTCAAAAATACCGCCGCGTGAGGTGCGCATGCCGGTACGCGGGTTGATGCGCGTGGTCACAATGTCCTCCGGTTGCGGCAGGTGGCGCTCGGGCAGGCCGTCGAGGGCGGCCGACATAAAGTCGATCCAGATGGGCAGTGCGGCAGAGCCACCATACTCATTGCGGCCGATCGGTGTGTTGTCGTCGAAACCTACCCAGGTGCTGGTGGCCAGATAAGGGCTGTAACCGGAGAACCAGGCATCGCGCGGACCGTTGGTGGTACCGGTTTTGCCGGCAATATCGCCGCGCTTCATCGTCAGCGCCTTGCGGCCGGTGCCCAGCTTGACCACATCTTTCAGCATGGAAT includes these proteins:
- a CDS encoding chemotaxis protein CheW; translated protein: MSGNGVDTLSSNEVPTEVSSLLLPLADGQLLVPVDTLSEIIALQSPVSAFDAPDWYMGELHWRELRLPLISFEVMRGSPMPVLRSNCRIAVLSSGNSDGDLPFFAVVLQGTPRLVRVTPADLAGREGDCAMGELMHVSVTGEAAVIPDLGTLEEACLDYRSSR
- a CDS encoding Hpt domain-containing protein, which gives rise to MSHDNPNFVALDWLIGEINETLAQARQQLETFASDSAASDTSSDTANSADSLLKNCLSLIHQVHGSLHMAELTGAAMLAEEMEQLVQALASGEVENSDETREFLMRALLELPLYLEKIAFQRRDNAVLLLPLLNDLRAVRRERLITEGALFSPDLSALEQVTGQRQPLLGNTAKLQELVTKLRKMYHVAAASLIRDVNSGESLAYLGKVSEKMALLYSGSQRQHLWEIVQGLLEGIADHRVNVLPALRQLLRRIDVEFRLLSGQGARVLDVRPDRDLIRNLLFYVYLSGPNGPRSAALYQKFALDRAVPGTPRPDNEDALAMGPEAMGTAVAALREELASVREALDPSISTTERAPLSDTAIVAKRIADTLGVLGLENQRTRARSIYEYLRDASRSAAPDDLLMQAASELVQLDSGLAAAAERDRKVDSESPLMGEATEQVLREARIGLETVKEAVVEYIASHWDAGHLAEVPKRLQEVCGGLEMVGYGRAAEIVGACRGYIEERLINAGDQPDWKLLDTLADAVTSVEYYLERRADGIEDADMLLALAEESVATLGYAVAEGDVFPAPTDGVDTDTLSGLELPEEVAKVPAESVASVADEEQQALDEFELSLELEEEAPVAEPVVEADPLAALAGSLVEESPDTDDSEPSIVIEDAPLAEQEEPSLVEASWFAEEGAADPAPVETATAVETAPEAAPESAPVPHSIEPALEQPAAALPPLADDDDTSIIDDEIVEIFLEEAGEVLETINHYFPLWAANFGDRESLVEFRRGFHTLKGSGRMVEALEVGELSWAVENMLNRVLDETVSPARAHVTLIEMVLAKLPSMVDGFRTRTGDPDPARTAELESWAKQLSQGEVPAALLQSDTAGTVEVAAAAPAAIDEAQLEADENAQLWEIFAQEAETHLATVAEYLAEMQRQAPVYDIPSDPFHRALHTLKGSAHMAEVTQVAELMAPLERFAKELRTYQVAIDSDTYDLISDGASYVREVLQQIYRHEPLHVERSDQFVARVAELQERAVGHLIREREANEPKAVDPQLLAVIMADGMKVLLDADEMLNRWRAAPGDRSIILPVAEELDVLQQAAGQAQLPTLQELANLLLAVYRQVIDGHLEEEPALWASLEQGHNELLDLVDAVAASTDLPQVSDAVGEALRTLAQGDDSGEEEDIDLSEFGIDASEFAFDDAAINAEETQSATDVEVPPTVDADDLGELGFDDLVAEEQAADERGSEGVVVDAPTELEIVADDVIDAAGVVEDERELTVEWLEAELSADEQGNSSTDAFLTDEIPTIESEIVEPQTSEQGVVAPADFSTTTTESAPEPEFAAPERDVVERLMAEPPVAPVEVVTPAPSAEVAAPQAPSGDVTEAQRALLADIDPDVVEVFLEEASDLMDELEELIQNWEQSPEDNAMPEALKRVLHTFKGGARMAALMGLGEVAHRFETVIENMQSGSAPSASFFADAHGIYDRLAAGVETVQAWMGGDELPAFCALLETQWADVHAVPGEAVQASAQAGEVDQVGPDSIVLDTAAVEVEEAQVVETPVSPTIETPPAVVESTPPATVAPAASGNNVLPFVRKSKNVGERDGGQPRNQPQEMVRVASELLEELVNLAGETSISRGRLEEQVSEFGLALDEMDSTLLRLNEQLRRLDKETEAQIQFRQEQDVEFDPLEMDRYSSFQQLSRSLLESTSDLLDLRQTLGNKARDTETLLLQQSRVNTELQEGLMRSRMVPFSRLVPRLRRIVRQVSAELGKQVDLVFSNVEGELDRSMLERMVAPLEHMLRNAVDHGIESPQERLDAGKPERGRIAVAVAREGSEVVLTISDDGSGINLMRVREKAIESGLMRPDAELSNNEIMQFILQAGFSTADQVTQISGRGVGMDVVSAEIKQIGGSVTIGSQVGQGTEFVVRLPFTVSVNRALMVKVGDDLFAMPLNTIEGIVRLSPFELEHYYRTPEARFEYAGEPYQVNYFGSLLQSSAQPRLAVEDMQMPVLLVRSDNTAMALQVDAILGSREIVVKSLGPQFAGVQGVSGATVTGDGTVVVILDAHALLRKHSAQLARPETPLLEEAPAESGREEPENQKLVMVVDDSVTVRKVTTRFLEREGFQVITAKDGQDAIIQLQDVIPDVMLLDIEMPRMDGFEVARNIRSSSRLRDIPIIMITSRTGKKHRDHALSLGVNHYLGKPYQEEILLEAIRDFTEAKADS